The following coding sequences are from one Ammospiza nelsoni isolate bAmmNel1 chromosome 5, bAmmNel1.pri, whole genome shotgun sequence window:
- the LOC132073554 gene encoding sulfotransferase 6B1-like yields the protein MSSSGEAELLHTFKGIPFTTRSSPELLKSLDTFDAREDDVLLVSYPKSGTHWLAGVITKLYDTQVTVTSPIELGDISRLEELNKLSSKRIIPTHLDYNMLPPNFKNKKCKMIYISRNPKDTAVSMFHYYRDNPNLPTVDSWTAFFDLFLKGNVVCGSWFDHFLSWEEHEDEKNILFLFYEDMKKDLPKVVKEITLFLNLNVSDDDIQDICKKSSFSEMKNDTEKENSDPSHTVCALTSNRKLIFRKGAVGDWKNYFTPKQNIRFQEIFNEKMKLSKMANSFIYEY from the exons ATGTCCAGCTCAGGCGaggcagagctcctgcacaCATTTAAGGGCATTCCCTTTACCACCAGGTCTTCTCCAGAGCTTTTAAAATCCTTAGATACTTTTGATGCTAGAGAAGATGATGTCCTTTTGGTTTCCTATCCCAAATCTG GCACTCACTGGCTTGCAGGAGTTATAACAAAGCTTTACGATACTCAAGTCACAGTAACATCTCCCATTGAACTTGGAGACATTTCCCGACTGGAGGAGCTGAATAAACTCTCATCAAAGAGAATCATCCCAACACACTTAGACTATAACATGTTGCCTCCAAATTTTAAGAATAAGAAATGCAAG ATGATCTACATcagcagaaatccaaaagaCACTGCAGTTTCCATGTTTCATTACTACAGAGATAACCCAAACCTTCCCACTGTAGACAGCTGGACTGCTTTCTTTGACCTGTTCTTAAAAGGCAATG TTGTCTGTGGATCCTGGTTTGATCATTTCCTAAGCTGGGAAGAACATGAAGATGAGAAAAATATCCTCTTTTTGTTCTATGAAGACATGAAGAAG GATCTCCCTAAGGTTGTAAAGGAAATTACTCTGTTCCTGAATTTAAATGTCAGTGATGATGATATCCAAGACATCTGCAAGAAGTCCTCATTCTCAGAGATGAAGAATGACACAGAGAAGGAGAACAGCGACCCCAGTCACACCGTGTGTGCTCTGACATCCAACAGGAAGCTGATTTTCCGAAAAG GTGCTGTTGGTGATTGGAAGAACTACTTCACTCCAAAGCAGAATATTAGGTTTCAGGAGATATTTAACGAGAAAATGAAACTCAGCAAGATGGCAAACAGTTTCATCTATGAGTACTGA